In Debaryomyces hansenii CBS767 chromosome B complete sequence, one genomic interval encodes:
- a CDS encoding DEHA2B06028p (weakly similar to CA3675|IPF19529.exon2 Candida albicans), with protein sequence MENYNPLFLQQLVPLLFFQIEESSEVVSNLVKTFDQFNIKDAIWDNSIIKNRLSNIKYRIKVIEAPEYQLPEGAKRKTNEDEHSIISPFNTKSDLFPNGILSEKWFKKYIEDLPFASIVTFKLGQAIENDDELAERINSLKNAYQESRVNLVVIIVSDSEDINADDDRINKLRQATGLPKLTGLIYLNTCPDTVRRDSEILVSSILSNLKSVAVDFYSSIENKVKQRHKKYYSCPSTSNIDTKIELTPMFLETRNLIKQGILHQLSHPHNLESSLKFLEYAYQDMIELSRDSFANLINEDSVSRHDLLLYEQFRTFIDVIAFHIVRGYLSLEEPISALKKHKAHIINVLDILGGNNGDNNNWVSIQYQWLAELMKLVPISILNSLNIKGYKKKSKNSKVFKIFGGVQFHETHDYDLITSPEFVFLKSAEYCTESSGKKNALKYLSDSRDLETVSKRKIMLLLNAKECLQNDGSLSSSSDGHSNLQSMDQYISWLIAYEYSKLSDEDSLAKVIEYYELCLSEAQFGDSRISEIVLQNLLKHYSNSKNSKKALSTILRLSSNPFTSGNLHSQININGFDSNTIDLHDLDGKGIKLVDADALLLSENYEKVGPNECSLYESCVCQITFKPLIYLQHLKALLSEGHDDTQVRLSIKKCEVKFVKQGETSGSSAYKDVVMVQNSILSSDFLQNIEVNENGNTLDGEFNIMFSDSDDENACKVLQFSQVSQKAGSYMIGSIGLDIEINVSSNEKELKLTRKDKIAIDDENLANVSHHKWMYSGTADSKLQKKAVRLYSQSPHVIRVLPLKPDVTITMKSSVANPIIVGERISIPFRIQYKSPKNQKVSYKKISLAPKVKIISDGQDQGFISPLTTQVNWDELKDDEPLSLKSLVSSDEESKTHNLNISILNSSINGDDNAIASNNMFRVSIDLKTLVSEEGDDNHDDDSLAIYDTADYTLPVISSPFDCKFSISPRYRNEDTADMPCPFILSPDSEDSSSHDKVSNYSMPIATRLWMGKLSLVDNLAQTNEDNKLQIEEAKFSIKSKNSELVVETVDSETISKNSITQLFTTRSKNGFSHRNVMVNASVNIKWKREDSDSISEFKSIEWQIVLPLSDPRVLLALEFKDTNMAKFKYIIENPTPRIFMFTTQLSTDEINDDIEWQFDDDRNVVPLRQSAFPVLPFNRNIIEFYAKLTNNTSQRLIALPQFKVYDVHYKVTLPTLAVCENVVVKNNNSLYWQLNDHASASSSH encoded by the coding sequence ATGGAGAATTATAATCCGTTATTTCTCCAGCAATTAGTGCCtcttttattttttcaaattgaagaatcgTCTGAAGTTGTTTCTAATTTGGTTAAAACCTTTgatcaattcaatattaaagatGCTATATGGGATAATtccattatcaaaaatagaCTCCtgaatattaaatatagaattaaaGTAATTGAAGCACCTGAATATCAATTGCCCGAAGGAGCCAAAAGGAAGACGAACGAAGATGAACATTCCATTATTTCACCATTTAATACGAAGTCTGATCTTTTCCCCAATGGTATATTATCTGAAAAATGGTTTAAGAAGTATATAGAAGATCTTCCATTTGCTAGTATAGTAACTTTTAAGTTGGGTCAGGCTATAgagaatgatgatgaattggCAGAACgaattaattcattgaagaatgcATATCAAGAGAGCCGTGTTAATCTTGTTGTTATAATCGTTTCGGACTCGGAAGATATTAATGCTGATGACGATCGGATCAATAAATTACGACAAGCTACCGGCCTTCCAAAATTGACCGGTTTGATATACTTGAATACATGTCCTGATACAGTCCGTCGTGATTCCGAGATATTGGTTTCAAGCATACTATCTAACTTGAAATCTGTCGCAGTGGATTTCTATTCAAGCATAGAGAATAAAGTTAAACAACGTCacaagaaatattattcttgCCCTTCCACTTCAAATATCGATACTAAAATAGAACTTACACCTATGTTTCTTGAAACCCGTAACCTTATTAAACAAGGAATACTTCATCAATTGTCACATCCACATAATTTAGAATCAAGTTTGAAGTTTCTCGAATATGCATACCAGGATATGATTGAATTATCAAGGGACAGTTTTGCCAACTTGATCAATGAAGACTCGGTTTCTCGCCACGATTTACTATTATATGAACAATTTCGAACTTTTATTGATGTTATTGCATTCCATATTGTCAGAGGttatttatcattagaGGAGCCAATTTCGGCCTTGAAAAAACATAAAGCCCATATTATCAATGTGCTTGATATTCTTGGTGGCAATAATGGCgacaataataattgggTATCGATTCAGTACCAATGGCTAGCTgaattgatgaagttaGTACCgatatcaattttgaattcgTTAAATATAAAAGGCTACAAAAAGAAATCTAAAAATTCCAAAGTATTTAAGATATTTGGAGGTGTGCAGTTTCATGAAACTCATGACTATGATTTAATAACAAGTCCAGAATTCGTATTCTTAAAGTCAGCCGAATATTGTACTGAAAGCTCTGGTAAGAAGAATGCGcttaaatatttaagtGACTCAAGAGACTTGGAGACTGTCTCAAAGCGGAAAATTATGCTTCTATTAAATGCAAAAGAATGCTTACAAAATGACGGTTCTCTTAGTAGTTCATCTGATGGACATAGTAATCTTCAAAGTATGGATCAATACATTAGTTGGTTAATTGCATACGAATATTCAAAGTTGTCAGATGAAGATTCATTAGCCAAAGTGATCGAATACTATGAGCTATGTTTATCTGAAGCCCAGTTTGGAGACAGTAGAATTTCTGAGATTGtacttcaaaatttattgaagcaCTATTCAAATAGCAAGAATTCTAAGAAGGCTTTAAGTACCATTTTAAGACTATCGTCTAATCCATTTACAAGCGGCAATTTGCACTCccaaattaatataaacggatttgattcaaatacaaTTGACTTACATGATTTGGATGGTAAGGGCATTAAATTAGTTGATGCCGATGCTTTGCTTCTTAGCGAGAACTACGAAAAAGTAGGACCTAATGAATGTTCACTATATGAGTCCTGTGTTTGTCAAATAACCTTCAAGCCTCTCATATACCTTCAGCATTTGAAAGCGCTTCTTTCAGAAGGACACGATGATACTCAAGTCCGcttatcaattaaaaaatgTGAAGTGAAGTTCGTTAAACAGGGTGAAACATCTGGCTCGAGTGCGTATAAGGATGTCGTCATGGTACAGAACCTGATCCTATCATCTGATttcttgcaaaatattgaagtgAATGAGAACGGAAATACATTGGATGGAGAATTCAACATAATGTTttctgattctgatgaCGAGAATGCTTGTAAGGTTTTACAGTTTTCACAGGTTTCTCAAAAGGCTGGATCATATATGATAGGATCTATTGGTTTAGATATCGAAATCAACGTATCATCTAACGAAAAGGAATTAAAATTAACCAGAAAAGATAAAATCGCTATAGATGATGAGAATTTAGCAAACGTTTCGCACCATAAATGGATGTACTCTGGCACAGCTGACTCTAAGCTACAAAAAAAAGCCGTTAGGTTGTATAGCCAATCCCCTCATGTAATTAGGGTTTTACCCTTGAAGCCAGACGTGACAATTACAATGAAATCTTCAGTTGCAAATCCAATCATTGTGGGTGAAAGGATTTCGATCCCATTTCGGATTCAATACAAGAGTCCTaagaatcaaaaagtttcctataaaaaaattctgTTAGCACCGAAAGTCAAGATAATTTCTGATGGACAAGACCAGGGGTTTATTTCCCCGTTAACCACTCAAGTTAATTGGGACGAATTGAAAGATGACGAGCCGTTGAGTTTGAAATCGTTAGTTTCAAGCGACGAGGAGTCTAAAACCCATAACTTGAACATCAGTATTCTCAATTCGTCCATCAATGGCGATGATAATGCCATTGCTCTGAATAACATGTTTAGAGTGTCGATCGATCTCAAGACACTAGTAAGCGAAGAAGGGGATGATAATCACGATGATGATAGCTTAGCGATATATGATACGGCTGACTACACACTACCAGTTATTAGTAGCCCATTCGATTGCAAATTTAGCATTAGTCCAAGGTATAGAAATGAGGATACGGCTGATATGCCGTGTCCATTTATTCTTTCACCAGATTCTGAAGATTCAAGTTCTCATGACAAGGTGAGTAATTATTCGATGCCTATTGCTACGAGATTATGGATGGGAAAGCTATCGTTAGTGGATAATCTTGCTCAAACTAATGAAGACAACAAGCTTCAAATTGAAGAGGCAAAGTTTAGTATtaaatccaaaaattcCGAACTAGTTGTCGAAACAGTGGACCTGGAGACGATAAGCAAGAATAGCATAACTCAGTTATTTACTACTAGAAGTAAAAACGGTTTCTCGCATCGAAATGTGATGGTTAATGCTTCTGTGAATATCAAATGGAAGCGAGAAGACAGCGACAGTATAAGCGAATTCAAGAGCATCGAATGGCAGATAGTGTTACCATTATCTGACCCACGAGTATTGTTAGCATTGGAATTCAAAGACACCAACATGgccaaattcaaatacatCATTGAAAATCCTACACCCAGAATCTTCATGTTCACCACCCAATTGAGCACGGATGAGATCAATGACGACATCGAATGGCAATTCGATGACGACAGAAACGTCGTGCCATTGAGGCAGTCCGCATTCCCCGTATTACCGTTCAACAGAAATATCATTGAGTTCTATGCCAAGCTCACCAATAACACGAGCCAACGCCTCATCGCACTCCCACAATTCAAAGTCTACGATGTCCACTACAAAGTCACATTGCCCACGCTTGCCGTGTGTGAAAACGTCGTGGTCAAAAATAACAATTCACTCTACTGGCAGCTCAACGACCACGCCTCGGCCTCATCTTCTCACTAA
- a CDS encoding DEHA2B06050p (highly similar to uniprot|P20081 Saccharomyces cerevisiae YNL135C FPR1 peptidyl-prolyl cis-trans isomerase), translated as MFVCRPSSLNFIKQTVGYPKFNTRFSTSYLNQARSLSNSLKMSAPATTQVEILQEGDGKTFPKPGDLVTIHYTGTLENGKKFDSSRDRGKPFQCTIGVGQVIVGWDTGIPKLSVGSRAKLSIPGHEAYGDRGFPGLIPPNATLLFDVELLNVN; from the coding sequence ATGTTTGTTTGTCGTCCTTCTAGtttaaattttatcaaacaaACCGTTGGATATCCTAAATTTAATACTAGATTTTCTACGAGTTACTTAAATCAAGCTAGATCTTTATCCAATTCGTTAAAAATGTCCGCTCCTGCTACTACTcaagttgaaattttgcaaGAAGGTGATGGAAAGACCTTCCCAAAGCCAGGTGATTTAGTCACCATTCACTACACCGGTACCTTAGAAAACGGTAAGAAGTTTGACTCTTCGCGTGACAGAGGTAAGCCATTCCAATGCACAATTGGTGTTGGTCAAGTAATTGTTGGATGGGACACTGGTATCCCTAAATTGTCGGTTGGATCTCGTGCTAAGTTGTCGATTCCAGGCCATGAGGCTTACGGCGACAGAGGATTCCCAGGTTTGATTCCACCTAACGCTACTTTGCTCTTCGACGTTGAATTGTTGAACGTCAATTAG